The Nonlabens spongiae genome contains a region encoding:
- a CDS encoding peroxiredoxin: protein MAIVGRQFPNLDVDAMNEMGDTFKLNVLEEAKNKNKKVLLFWYPKDFTFVCPTELHAFQDALEEFEKRNVMVIGASCDTPEVHFAWLNTPKDDGGIEGVTYPILADTNRNLAGTLDILDVEVEYNDELEDHILTGDNVTFRATYLIDEEGTVFHEGINHMPVGRNVNEFLRMIDAYTHVQKNGEVCPANWEEGKDAMKADRKATAEYLSKN from the coding sequence ATGGCTATAGTAGGAAGACAATTTCCAAATCTAGATGTAGATGCAATGAATGAAATGGGAGATACATTCAAGTTGAATGTTCTCGAAGAAGCAAAAAACAAGAATAAGAAAGTGCTTCTTTTTTGGTATCCAAAAGATTTCACATTTGTATGCCCAACTGAATTACATGCGTTCCAAGATGCTCTAGAGGAATTTGAAAAAAGAAACGTGATGGTGATAGGTGCTTCATGTGACACTCCAGAAGTTCACTTTGCATGGTTGAATACCCCAAAGGACGATGGAGGAATTGAAGGCGTAACCTACCCTATTCTTGCAGATACTAACCGTAATCTAGCTGGAACCCTAGATATTCTGGATGTTGAAGTTGAGTACAACGATGAGCTTGAGGACCATATCCTTACTGGTGATAATGTAACTTTCCGTGCGACTTATTTGATCGATGAAGAAGGAACGGTTTTCCATGAAGGAATCAACCACATGCCAGTAGGTAGAAATGTGAACGAGTTTCTACGCATGATCGACGCTTATACTCACGTACAGAAAAACGGTGAGGTTTGTCCCGCAAACTGGGAAGAAGGGAAGGATGCGATGAAGGCAGACCGTAAAGCAACGGCTGAGTACCTATCTAAAAACTAA
- a CDS encoding thioredoxin family protein, producing the protein MKTLDQDNLQEIVAENEVVVVQYMASWCGNCRVMKPKFKKLASENENAVFVFADAEKYPESRKLATVDNLPTFATFKNGSFVNQVQTNKFENLKDLVNEVTSN; encoded by the coding sequence ATGAAAACATTAGATCAAGATAACCTACAAGAAATCGTTGCAGAAAACGAGGTTGTTGTAGTACAGTATATGGCTAGCTGGTGCGGAAATTGCCGCGTAATGAAGCCTAAATTTAAAAAGCTTGCCAGTGAAAATGAAAACGCTGTTTTTGTTTTTGCTGATGCAGAGAAGTATCCAGAGTCACGAAAACTCGCCACGGTAGATAACCTACCTACGTTTGCTACTTTTAAAAATGGAAGTTTTGTAAACCAAGTACAAACTAACAAATTTGAAAACCTTAAAGATCTAGTAAATGAAGTTACCAGTAATTAG
- a CDS encoding DUF6952 family protein: MKLPVIRHLQKGATEEQLEATLEVLEHFTEHRSVTDEEMDVVGELITNICGALEVHSNMKEGMSSVEAANAFAQKVMGSIDK, translated from the coding sequence ATGAAGTTACCAGTAATTAGACACCTTCAAAAAGGAGCTACAGAAGAGCAGCTTGAAGCTACACTTGAAGTTTTGGAACACTTTACAGAACACAGATCTGTAACTGATGAAGAAATGGACGTGGTAGGCGAGCTGATCACCAATATTTGTGGCGCTCTAGAAGTGCACTCAAATATGAAAGAAGGTATGAGCAGCGTTGAAGCTGCAAATGCTTTTGCCCAGAAAGTGATGGGTTCCATTGATAAATAA
- the yidC gene encoding membrane protein insertase YidC: MEEKKTDWKTMLGMTLIFGILMYMFLNNQTDVVPEEEDVVSTEDITGTDPFEIGSDSTAVVPDSLKVASNTPTEEVLEFNNKLVDFKISTKGALITEALLKNYKTYDSLPVYLVRGKDHMLNLKFQTQDGRILNTKNLIFTPSTSENGENKVLTMRYEQGANQYLEFRYELQPEDYMMDFNIRSVGMAQVFDTSETAELQWDLVGYRRSKSMTNENRYTEIKFEYDGGSDDYTGQGETAEEDATDVTYVAYKEHFFSSILLTDTPFSSAVMKSRNIESIDEEQNEFTKEFSTVAQLEYSGGELAYNMDWYFGPTDYDILDGYNRNLDEVVDLGWGIFGVINEYAIRPAFKFLTDDNYLGISYGIGIILLTILVRLVLSPVLYKSYLTQAKMKILRPELNKIAEKYKDNAMKKQQETMRVQSEAGASPLSGCLPALLQMPVFFALFKFFPTAFELRQKSFLWADDLSSYDEVFSLPFTIPFYGDHVSLFPILASISIFFYMQMTTGQSMQATQQPGMPNMKFIMYLSPLFMLVFFNNYASGLSLYYFVSNLITIGLMLVIKYVIIDKDKVLAKIEKAKAKPKKKKGKFASKMQQIMEQAQAAQEEQQKRKK; this comes from the coding sequence ATGGAAGAAAAGAAAACGGACTGGAAAACGATGCTGGGAATGACCCTGATTTTTGGGATTCTCATGTATATGTTCCTGAATAATCAAACCGATGTAGTTCCCGAGGAGGAAGATGTAGTTTCTACTGAAGATATAACGGGTACTGACCCTTTTGAGATAGGTTCTGACAGCACGGCTGTGGTTCCAGATTCACTAAAAGTAGCCAGTAACACTCCAACAGAGGAAGTCCTTGAGTTCAATAACAAACTGGTGGATTTTAAAATCAGTACAAAAGGTGCGCTGATTACCGAGGCATTACTCAAGAATTACAAGACTTACGATAGTTTGCCGGTATACCTCGTACGTGGTAAGGATCACATGCTCAACCTGAAGTTCCAGACTCAGGATGGCCGCATCTTAAATACCAAGAATCTCATTTTTACACCTTCTACTTCTGAGAATGGTGAGAACAAAGTGCTGACCATGCGATACGAGCAAGGCGCAAACCAATATCTGGAGTTCCGTTATGAGCTGCAGCCAGAAGATTATATGATGGATTTCAACATCAGATCTGTAGGGATGGCTCAGGTTTTTGACACCTCTGAAACAGCAGAGCTGCAATGGGATCTGGTGGGGTATAGGAGGTCAAAAAGTATGACCAATGAAAACCGCTACACAGAGATTAAATTTGAATATGACGGTGGTAGCGATGACTATACAGGACAGGGAGAAACCGCAGAAGAAGACGCGACTGATGTGACTTATGTTGCTTACAAAGAGCACTTCTTTTCAAGTATTTTGCTTACAGACACGCCATTCTCAAGTGCGGTAATGAAATCTCGCAATATCGAGTCCATTGATGAGGAGCAAAATGAATTTACCAAGGAATTTAGTACAGTCGCTCAACTTGAGTACAGCGGTGGAGAGCTGGCATATAATATGGACTGGTACTTCGGTCCTACAGATTATGACATTCTAGATGGATACAATCGTAACCTCGATGAGGTGGTTGATCTAGGTTGGGGAATTTTTGGAGTGATTAACGAGTATGCGATCAGGCCGGCTTTCAAGTTCTTGACTGATGATAATTACCTCGGGATTTCTTATGGAATTGGGATTATTTTATTGACGATATTGGTAAGGCTAGTACTTTCACCAGTACTCTATAAAAGTTATTTGACACAGGCGAAAATGAAAATCCTGCGCCCTGAACTGAACAAAATTGCCGAAAAGTACAAGGACAACGCCATGAAAAAGCAGCAAGAAACCATGCGCGTGCAGAGTGAGGCAGGAGCCAGCCCTTTATCGGGTTGCTTGCCGGCCTTATTGCAGATGCCGGTATTCTTTGCGTTGTTCAAGTTTTTCCCAACCGCCTTTGAACTACGACAAAAAAGCTTCTTATGGGCAGACGATCTTTCCAGCTACGATGAGGTTTTTAGTTTACCGTTTACGATTCCGTTCTATGGTGATCACGTGAGCTTGTTCCCGATTTTGGCGTCTATTTCTATATTCTTCTATATGCAAATGACGACTGGTCAGAGTATGCAGGCTACGCAGCAACCGGGTATGCCTAACATGAAGTTCATCATGTACCTGTCTCCGCTTTTCATGCTTGTTTTCTTCAACAACTATGCGAGTGGATTATCACTGTATTACTTTGTATCTAACTTAATCACCATAGGCCTTATGTTAGTTATCAAGTATGTAATCATAGACAAGGATAAGGTTCTTGCTAAAATTGAAAAGGCAAAAGCAAAACCCAAAAAGAAGAAAGGGAAGTTTGCCAGCAAGATGCAACAGATCATGGAGCAGGCACAAGCTGCACAGGAAGAGCAGCAGAAGAGAAAGAAGTAG
- a CDS encoding CTP synthase, whose translation MAHAKYIFVTGGVTSSLGKGIIAASLAKLLQARGLSVTIQKLDPYINVDPGTLNPYEHGECYVTEDGAETDLDLGHYERFLNVNTSQANNVTTGRIYQSVIDKERRGEFLGKTVQVIPHITDEIKRRIQMLGKSGDYDVVITEIGGTVGDIESLPYIESVRQLQWELGEDNSLVIHLTLIPFLSAAGELKTKPTQHSVKTLMESGVQADILVCRTEHEITDEIRTKLARFCNVKQEAVIQSIDVETIYDVPNKMLLEGLDRVVIKRLKMDVDQQPNLKSWNEFVQRHKNPKSQVTIGLIGKYVELQDSYKSILEAFIHAGAANEIKVKIESIHSEYLELENVEKKLSHLDGLLVAPGFGERGIEGKIDAVRYARENKLPFFGICLGMQMAVIEYSRNVLGIKESNSVEMNAETPDPVISLMEDQKNILDMGGTMRLGAWDCELLGGKVKEIYGKDLISERHRHRYEYNNEYREQLEKGALKTTGVNPKSGLVEIVEIEDHPWFIGVQYHPEYKSTVANPHPLFTSFVAAAATYKAQKINN comes from the coding sequence ATGGCACACGCAAAATACATTTTTGTTACAGGTGGTGTAACCTCTTCCTTAGGAAAGGGAATAATTGCCGCCTCTCTTGCTAAACTGCTTCAAGCTAGAGGATTGAGTGTCACGATTCAGAAGCTCGATCCTTATATCAATGTTGATCCTGGAACCCTCAACCCTTATGAGCATGGTGAGTGTTACGTAACAGAAGATGGTGCTGAAACTGATCTGGATCTAGGTCATTATGAGCGTTTTTTGAATGTAAATACTTCGCAAGCTAATAACGTAACCACTGGTCGTATCTATCAAAGTGTTATCGATAAGGAACGCCGTGGCGAGTTTTTAGGAAAAACCGTTCAGGTAATTCCCCATATCACAGATGAAATAAAGCGACGCATTCAGATGCTCGGTAAATCTGGTGATTATGATGTGGTGATTACAGAGATAGGTGGTACCGTAGGAGATATTGAGTCGTTACCTTATATAGAAAGTGTGCGACAGTTGCAATGGGAACTGGGTGAAGATAATTCTTTGGTTATTCACTTGACATTGATTCCTTTTTTAAGCGCCGCTGGAGAATTAAAGACTAAGCCCACGCAACACAGTGTCAAAACACTCATGGAGAGTGGGGTACAGGCAGATATTCTGGTGTGTCGTACCGAGCATGAGATCACTGACGAGATACGTACTAAACTAGCACGTTTCTGTAACGTGAAGCAAGAGGCCGTTATTCAATCTATAGACGTTGAGACGATATATGACGTTCCTAACAAGATGTTGCTGGAAGGTCTGGATCGTGTAGTTATCAAGCGCCTTAAAATGGATGTGGACCAGCAACCTAATTTGAAAAGCTGGAATGAATTTGTCCAGCGTCACAAAAACCCAAAAAGCCAAGTCACCATTGGTTTGATAGGTAAATACGTGGAGTTGCAAGATTCTTACAAATCCATACTTGAGGCATTTATTCACGCTGGTGCCGCAAACGAGATCAAGGTGAAAATTGAGTCCATTCACAGCGAGTATCTTGAGCTTGAGAACGTAGAGAAAAAGCTTTCTCATCTAGACGGCTTGCTCGTTGCGCCAGGTTTTGGTGAGCGTGGTATTGAAGGAAAGATCGATGCGGTGCGTTATGCTCGAGAAAACAAACTGCCATTTTTCGGTATTTGTCTCGGTATGCAAATGGCCGTGATTGAATATTCCCGTAACGTTTTGGGAATTAAAGAGTCCAATTCTGTTGAAATGAATGCAGAAACCCCAGATCCGGTGATCTCGCTCATGGAAGATCAGAAGAACATTCTAGATATGGGCGGCACTATGCGTCTGGGCGCTTGGGATTGTGAGTTGCTGGGCGGTAAAGTCAAGGAAATCTATGGTAAGGATTTAATTTCTGAACGTCATCGCCATAGATATGAATATAACAACGAGTATCGCGAGCAACTTGAAAAAGGTGCTCTCAAGACTACGGGTGTCAACCCTAAATCTGGACTGGTGGAAATCGTTGAGATTGAGGATCATCCTTGGTTCATAGGCGTGCAATACCATCCAGAATATAAAAGTACGGTGGCAAATCCACACCCGCTATTCACTTCATTTGTAGCTGCTGCAGCGACTTATAAAGCACAGAAAATAAATAATTAG
- a CDS encoding DUF922 domain-containing protein gives MRVISVLIVALLINTAEPSISWTYEEHPVLSWEDFRGEPAGALDRAAAVNSGMSYAIQTRTSEGRVVDFSVEVESAFYPELSWKRDLRENSRSLLKHEQLHWDITHLHVLKLRAAFRRYRPVKNINKEIDFIFRKFEKDREAMQSRYDLETGHGLKKEEQQRWEIYIAEELLKVEM, from the coding sequence ATGCGAGTAATCTCGGTTCTAATAGTTGCCTTACTTATAAATACAGCAGAACCGAGTATATCATGGACCTATGAAGAACACCCAGTTCTATCTTGGGAAGATTTCAGAGGAGAACCGGCAGGTGCTCTAGATAGAGCGGCGGCAGTTAACTCAGGGATGTCTTATGCAATTCAAACAAGAACTTCTGAAGGAAGAGTTGTTGATTTTAGCGTTGAAGTTGAAAGTGCTTTTTACCCTGAGTTGAGTTGGAAAAGAGATCTCAGGGAGAATAGTAGGTCACTTTTAAAGCACGAGCAGTTGCACTGGGATATCACCCACCTTCATGTATTGAAATTAAGAGCAGCTTTCAGAAGATATAGACCGGTCAAAAATATCAATAAAGAGATAGATTTCATCTTTAGAAAGTTTGAAAAAGATCGGGAAGCCATGCAATCAAGGTACGATCTAGAAACCGGTCACGGCTTAAAGAAAGAAGAGCAACAGCGCTGGGAGATTTACATTGCTGAAGAACTGCTGAAGGTAGAAATGTAA
- a CDS encoding OsmC family protein → MTSTVVYKGDLRCECVHSQSSETAITDAPVDNNGKGASFSPTDHVATALASCMLTVMGIKAREMDIEMEDSVAAVTKVMASDPRRISEIKVTLNMNGNADQRARLILERVAQTCPVRNSLHPEIKLDINFNWS, encoded by the coding sequence ATGACGTCTACAGTAGTATATAAAGGTGATTTACGTTGTGAATGTGTTCACAGCCAAAGTTCTGAAACAGCGATTACAGATGCACCAGTCGATAATAATGGCAAGGGAGCTTCATTTTCTCCCACAGACCACGTCGCTACCGCGCTTGCCAGTTGTATGCTTACAGTAATGGGGATCAAAGCACGCGAGATGGATATAGAAATGGAAGATTCTGTAGCTGCTGTAACTAAGGTAATGGCTTCTGATCCGAGGCGTATTTCAGAGATCAAAGTGACGCTCAATATGAACGGGAACGCTGATCAGCGCGCTAGACTTATCTTAGAGAGAGTGGCTCAGACCTGTCCCGTACGCAATAGTCTTCATCCAGAAATTAAGCTAGATATCAATTTCAACTGGTCTTAA
- a CDS encoding amino acid ABC transporter substrate-binding protein has translation MKNFIWVFFLVLAFAKAETLTAQNYKQHTVTSGETLGTIAKKYSISEKELLALNPDAKSGVRAGASLLIPADAKVLTQKRVKEYKKYKVRRKETLYSISKEYGITVLDIKEANKRLYAETLKKGDRIQIPVFHDEPENEPILGLPNDLNQTEEQLAAIGKYRVKASEGYYRVAKKNGITVEQLKEMNPDVEQLKPDMLINVPKKELDLEISGSKTEQAIDLLADNIDILDEVRPELVEFEVPHKMGMYSLKRMSGISEDSLISLNPELKDGLKAGMVLKIPNSNLIDTLQIYEANYKIAKLVDSITSYEPQRFAVMLPLSLDKINDELDMEEHLKTDATSRIATDFLIGLMMARDSAMSIGLQVTYDVYDTERSESAVRSILLENKFENYTGVIGPLFSKNVLQVAKELRSDRIPVISPLTNTDVELYRNLVQTRPSDDLLKLRMKQFLKIYAKGKNVIIVTDNKKPQLRSEFSALFPDAKVLIPNEKKNYIYKVNYLKELDPVKENIVILAVDQVGFITDAVTTYSAKTDTHNITMFGMDAYDDMDLPNGRLASLNYTFPQFYKDAIDDNPFVRDYREKYGMLPNKYVARGFDVGFDVILRQASTGDFFDSLKKYGLTKMVESKFDYSKQLFKGYYNEAVFMLQYQKDLSIKEIEITPLKTR, from the coding sequence ATGAAAAATTTTATCTGGGTGTTTTTTTTGGTTCTCGCTTTCGCGAAAGCGGAAACCCTTACAGCCCAAAACTATAAACAGCACACCGTAACTAGTGGAGAGACACTGGGAACTATTGCTAAAAAGTACAGCATCTCCGAAAAGGAATTGCTGGCACTCAATCCCGATGCAAAATCTGGCGTGAGGGCGGGAGCCTCGTTGCTCATACCGGCTGATGCTAAAGTGTTGACTCAAAAAAGAGTCAAGGAGTATAAAAAGTATAAAGTACGTAGGAAAGAAACGCTTTACAGTATTTCTAAAGAATATGGTATCACCGTTCTGGATATCAAAGAAGCAAACAAGAGACTCTATGCTGAAACATTGAAAAAAGGTGATCGCATTCAAATCCCAGTATTTCATGACGAACCGGAAAATGAACCTATTCTAGGTTTACCGAACGATCTTAATCAAACGGAAGAACAACTTGCCGCTATCGGAAAATACCGGGTAAAGGCGAGCGAAGGCTATTACAGAGTGGCAAAAAAGAACGGCATTACCGTAGAGCAACTCAAAGAGATGAATCCAGATGTGGAGCAGTTGAAGCCAGATATGCTGATCAATGTGCCTAAAAAAGAATTGGATCTGGAGATTTCTGGTTCTAAGACAGAGCAGGCCATCGATTTACTGGCTGATAATATTGATATTTTGGATGAGGTGAGACCCGAACTGGTTGAGTTTGAGGTTCCACATAAAATGGGGATGTATTCTTTAAAGAGAATGTCTGGGATCTCTGAGGACTCACTGATTAGTCTCAACCCTGAATTAAAAGACGGACTCAAGGCAGGGATGGTTCTCAAAATTCCCAACAGTAATCTTATTGATACACTCCAAATTTATGAGGCTAACTACAAAATTGCCAAACTGGTTGATAGTATCACCAGTTACGAGCCTCAACGATTTGCGGTCATGTTGCCACTTTCTCTAGACAAGATAAATGATGAGTTAGATATGGAGGAGCATCTCAAAACAGATGCAACTTCAAGAATTGCTACAGATTTCTTGATAGGTTTGATGATGGCACGAGATAGTGCAATGAGCATAGGGCTACAGGTAACATACGACGTTTATGATACGGAAAGGAGTGAAAGTGCGGTGAGGAGTATCTTGTTAGAAAATAAATTTGAAAACTATACAGGGGTGATAGGTCCATTATTTTCAAAAAATGTGCTGCAGGTGGCAAAAGAATTAAGATCTGACCGTATACCGGTAATATCACCACTCACTAATACAGATGTGGAGCTTTATAGAAACCTAGTTCAAACGCGACCCAGCGATGATCTACTTAAGCTTAGAATGAAGCAGTTCCTAAAAATCTATGCAAAAGGCAAAAACGTCATCATCGTGACCGATAATAAAAAGCCCCAGTTGAGATCTGAATTCAGCGCTTTGTTTCCTGATGCCAAGGTGTTAATTCCTAATGAAAAGAAAAATTACATCTACAAGGTCAACTACCTCAAGGAATTAGATCCGGTTAAAGAAAATATAGTGATCCTTGCGGTTGATCAAGTTGGATTTATAACTGATGCCGTAACAACCTATTCTGCAAAAACAGATACTCACAACATCACGATGTTTGGAATGGATGCTTATGATGACATGGATTTGCCTAACGGTAGATTGGCTAGCCTAAATTACACATTCCCGCAATTTTATAAGGATGCGATAGATGACAATCCTTTTGTTAGAGACTATCGGGAAAAGTATGGTATGCTGCCTAATAAATATGTAGCTAGAGGTTTTGATGTGGGCTTTGATGTGATTTTGAGACAGGCGAGCACCGGTGACTTCTTTGATTCTCTTAAGAAGTATGGCTTAACTAAAATGGTCGAGAGCAAGTTTGATTATAGCAAACAACTTTTCAAAGGTTATTATAATGAAGCAGTCTTTATGCTCCAGTATCAAAAAGATTTAAGCATAAAAGAGATTGAGATTACTCCACTTAAAACGAGATAA
- the guaA gene encoding glutamine-hydrolyzing GMP synthase produces MQHDKVLILDFGSQYTQLIARRVRELNIYSEIKPYHTSLDDLEDYKAVILSGSPMSVRSEEAFHIDLKSIRGTKPILGICYGAQYLAHYNGGEVAPSNIREYGRAHLTVIKAEEALFEKINENTQVWMSHSDTIKELPEGAERIASTADVLNAAFKIKDEETFAIQFHPEVYHSTDGKQLLENFLIRIAGVKPDWTPTSFIEETVEALQEKIGDGKVILGLSGGVDSSVAAMLLHQAIGRNLYCIFVNNGLLRKDEFPQVLDQYEGMGLNVKGVDATARFMEALKDEADPEKKRKAIGRTFIEVFDDEATAVDGAEFLAQGTIYPDVIESVSATGGPSATIKSHHNVGGLPDFMKLKVVEPLKALFKDEVRRVGRSMNMPEDILGRHPFPGPGLAIRILGDVTLEKVKMLQEVDAIFINNLKKWELYDRVWQAGAMLLPVNSVGVMGDERTYEKCVALRAVESTDGMTADWVNLPYEFLQATSNEIINKVKGVNRVVYDISSKPPATIEWE; encoded by the coding sequence ATGCAACACGACAAGGTTTTAATACTCGACTTTGGTTCACAATACACGCAACTTATCGCTAGACGTGTACGGGAACTCAACATCTATTCAGAAATCAAACCCTATCATACTTCGTTAGACGATCTGGAAGACTATAAGGCGGTTATATTATCTGGTAGCCCTATGTCTGTAAGGTCTGAAGAGGCTTTTCATATAGACCTGAAATCCATAAGAGGTACTAAACCTATCTTGGGAATTTGCTATGGTGCACAATATTTGGCCCATTATAATGGAGGGGAAGTCGCTCCTTCAAATATTAGAGAGTACGGTCGTGCGCATCTCACCGTGATCAAGGCTGAGGAGGCGCTTTTTGAAAAGATCAATGAAAATACTCAAGTCTGGATGTCGCACAGCGATACCATAAAAGAACTTCCAGAAGGAGCTGAGCGTATCGCGAGTACCGCAGACGTCCTCAATGCTGCCTTTAAAATAAAGGACGAAGAAACCTTTGCCATACAGTTCCACCCAGAAGTTTACCATTCTACTGATGGTAAGCAGTTGCTTGAGAATTTCCTGATCCGCATTGCGGGTGTAAAACCGGACTGGACACCGACTAGCTTTATAGAAGAAACCGTTGAGGCCCTTCAAGAAAAGATAGGCGATGGGAAAGTGATTTTAGGACTTAGTGGTGGTGTGGATAGTAGCGTTGCAGCTATGTTATTACACCAGGCGATAGGTAGGAATCTGTATTGCATTTTTGTAAATAACGGTCTGCTGCGTAAGGATGAATTTCCTCAAGTGCTTGATCAGTACGAGGGTATGGGACTCAATGTAAAAGGAGTTGATGCCACGGCACGGTTTATGGAAGCCCTCAAAGACGAGGCTGATCCTGAGAAAAAGCGTAAAGCCATAGGCCGCACTTTTATCGAGGTTTTTGATGATGAGGCAACCGCTGTAGACGGAGCAGAATTTTTGGCACAGGGTACTATTTATCCTGATGTTATCGAGAGTGTTTCTGCAACGGGTGGGCCCAGCGCGACCATAAAATCGCACCATAATGTGGGTGGTTTGCCAGATTTCATGAAGCTCAAAGTGGTAGAGCCACTCAAAGCTTTGTTCAAAGATGAGGTGAGAAGAGTGGGAAGGTCCATGAATATGCCAGAGGATATTCTGGGAAGGCATCCTTTTCCGGGTCCTGGACTGGCCATACGAATCTTAGGTGATGTCACGTTAGAGAAAGTGAAAATGTTGCAGGAAGTAGATGCTATTTTTATCAATAACTTGAAAAAATGGGAGCTTTATGATCGCGTTTGGCAGGCTGGAGCCATGCTTTTACCGGTGAATAGCGTGGGCGTCATGGGCGATGAACGCACCTATGAAAAATGCGTAGCCTTGCGGGCTGTAGAAAGTACGGATGGTATGACCGCTGATTGGGTGAATTTACCCTATGAATTTTTGCAAGCCACCAGTAACGAGATCATTAATAAGGTAAAAGGCGTAAATCGCGTGGTTTACGACATCAGTTCTAAGCCGCCTGCAACCATAGAATGGGAATAA
- a CDS encoding PH domain-containing protein: MKFRSRKDALLYVLFLVIGVLAVLIFINFWNAPSLNREMLVPAFALLLVLGLLLWIAMGTSYEITENEMKYRSGPIKGAIAISDIHEVVVGKTMWVGLKPATARNGIIVRYEKFSEIYISPDNNQRFVDKLLKRNKAIVVTRHKE; encoded by the coding sequence ATGAAATTTCGCAGTAGAAAAGACGCGCTTCTTTATGTATTGTTCCTAGTAATAGGTGTTTTGGCAGTTTTGATTTTTATCAATTTCTGGAACGCTCCCAGCTTAAATAGGGAGATGCTGGTTCCTGCATTTGCGTTGTTACTCGTGTTGGGTTTGCTTCTATGGATTGCCATGGGGACTTCTTACGAGATCACTGAAAATGAAATGAAATACCGATCAGGCCCTATAAAAGGTGCAATTGCTATTTCAGATATTCATGAAGTGGTAGTGGGAAAGACTATGTGGGTAGGCTTGAAGCCCGCTACCGCCAGAAATGGAATAATCGTGCGATATGAGAAATTTAGCGAGATCTACATAAGTCCAGATAATAACCAGCGATTTGTGGACAAGCTGCTCAAAAGAAACAAAGCTATCGTAGTCACAAGACATAAAGAATAG